The Drosophila nasuta strain 15112-1781.00 chromosome 2R, ASM2355853v1, whole genome shotgun sequence genome segment ttttgaggTTTTGcttcacatttaatttgtgCTGTGCTGTACTGTGCTGTGTGATATATGTGATTTAAATCTCAGAGGCCCCATTCACGCTGGTGCCTGAGCTGCAGCTGGCGCAACTTGCACTCCAAGGCGGCGCTGCTGTTGAGCAATTTCCTTCGCTGGTTCAGGCGAGAGGCGAAGGCAACGCGCTGCAGTTGTGTCAGCTGTTGACGCAGCCACAGATGATTAGCCTGCAGCTGTCGGAGCTGGACGAGCACATCAGCATTAACATCGTTCTGGCACAGATCCACGGCTGTTGAATGCGCTTTCATCGAAACGAAACGGCAGCTGCTAAAGTAAGGAAGACATAAGAAGAAGCGTGGCATAATTtatgcggatgcggatgcggtGCAAGTTGCGGGTAAGCTTCTGTTGGATGCAAATGTGAATGAGGAAGCGGTTGTGAATGCGGTTGTGGATGTGCGGTTGTTCGACTCTCTTGTAAGCTGACAAGCTTTCTCCTAATCGTGCAAGACTGTGGTGCTTGACTCCTTGCTTCAAGTTTTTGTCTgcaaattacgtatacgcaacgaaTGCTGCCCTCGTTCCAAAATGTTGATTTCACAGGATTTTTTTCTAGTTTTCTAGCTGATTGagttaaaaattgaaaatttgccAGCATTTGGGCAAGTTTTTAGCTGCTGCTTAATGACTTGGCTGGTTTGCTGAGCAATATTCACTGATGCGTTCATAAAATTTGCGTAACATGCCTTCGCATGGATTCGCTCTCCTcttcctccctccctctctctctctctctctactcgTGCCTCAGCTACTTGAGGTGGCATAGACAAAATTGCTTTTACGCTTCAAGCTTCAGCCAAGCATAAAAATGTCTGCTCGACTGCTGGCGTTAGCTTCGTTGCCCCGCCTCCTGTCTTCTGTCTCCTGTCTTCCATCTCGCCCGTCTCCCCCCCCCGTCTTTCCCGCATTGTCTACCGCTCGTTGACGTTCGATTTCCAACTACGAGTATCGATTgattttgtattcattttctTTGTAGTTCAACTGGCAACtagcaaatggcaaacagTAAAGGCAAACTGCACACACAGTGACGTGACATTCTCTCCGTTTTTTTCTCCCCCCAcccatctttttttttgcacttttttccTGTCTCTTTCTCGATTcactttttctttgtttgctttgcccAAATTGCCCCTAATGTCGCCTTTGTGTGCCTCGAAAGCGTTTTGTACAATTGCAACAAGCAGTCAAAGTCGTTCAGCACTCAGAACAACAAGCGCAAACACAAAcgcaaacgaaaaaaaattgtattttattgaagcatgcttgaattatttttaaatcgagCTTTCTTGCTTTCCCACCTAATTGCTAGCAAATCCATTTAATTGGATCAGCTGCAAAAGCTTGAAACAAGGTGCAGATAAGACAACAAAATACTCGCCACTTCACTTGGCATACGCCAAGGCAACCTCAATAGCAAAAACTACGGTTCAAACTTCCCGCGAATGCAGCGACATGTTGTGGTTGCGGGCACCAACCGTGCGTATACGTTATATTCCAGAGCACcgacatgtacatacatacggGAATGTTCGAGTACGCGAATGTGTGTAAGTGCTCATGCGTTTCATGCTCGTGAT includes the following:
- the LOC132785754 gene encoding uncharacterized protein LOC132785754 encodes the protein MKAHSTAVDLCQNDVNADVLVQLRQLQANHLWLRQQLTQLQRVAFASRLNQRRKLLNSSAALECKLRQLQLRHQREWGL